The Caldisalinibacter kiritimatiensis genome segment AGCTGTTCTGCTAAAATATTCTCTAATCCTTTTAGTTTAGAACTACCTCCATATAAATAAATCATATCTATTTTAAAATTTCTTTCTCTACTCATATAATATTGAAACACTCTACCAATTTCATTTATCCATTCATCTATTGTATTATTTACTATTTCATTCAACATAGAAGAAGTAATATCATCAGCTTCAAACTCATCAATATTGTAGTTATTAATTTTTCTTCTTTCTGCATCTTCTAATGATAAATTAAATGAATTCGCCAATCGAATATCTATGTCTTTTCCACCTTTAGTTATAACTCTACTAAATAAAGATTTACCATCTTTAATGATATTTACATTTATATAATTATGCCCTAAATCTATTGTAGCAACAGTTTTATCATTACTGTATTTTTCATCATTTATTTTTAATCCCTTATTAAACAATTTAGATACTGAATTTGAATTTATATCTAATGCTAGTGGTTTTAATTTGAGGTCTTTTATAATATCCAGACAGGCTTCTATAATATACTTAGGTAAGGCTGTAACTTGTACTTTTAGTTGCTTATTTCTTTCTTCTTTTATTTCGTCTAATATCATAAACTGAATTACATAGTCATCTAACATTATAGGTAAGTACTGCTCTACTTCGTTTTTTACAATGTTCTCTAGTTCAT includes the following:
- the pilM gene encoding type IV pilus assembly protein PilM; translation: MFDKRVISVDLGNAYTKIIEGKQIRDTVLVNQAIKIKTPDNSVENGKLINKEKIKNFLNNVIKENKIKSKKVVFTIQSTSVITREMILPYAKPNELENIVKNEVEQYLPIMLDDYVIQFMILDEIKEERNKQLKVQVTALPKYIIEACLDIIKDLKLKPLALDINSNSVSKLFNKGLKINDEKYSNDKTVATIDLGHNYINVNIIKDGKSLFSRVITKGGKDIDIRLANSFNLSLEDAERRKINNYNIDEFEADDITSSMLNEIVNNTIDEWINEIGRVFQYYMSRERNFKIDMIYLYGGSSKLKGLENILAEQL